One Trichoderma atroviride chromosome 7, complete sequence DNA segment encodes these proteins:
- a CDS encoding uncharacterized protein (EggNog:ENOG41~TransMembrane:10 (i7-32o44-63i75-97o117-138i150-173o179-196i254-277o283-301i313-334o346-370i)), which translates to MLITTVFAVQAIALGFTASGCIVFASNILVAANRTVTEWAERGIAIGVIVSVTLIHTFIPKLGVHGMNFFTVLKLVLLLFIVITGWVVLGGGVSRVPDPHASFRDAFAGSATSGNPYATALFKVLNSFAGWSNAMYVLNEVKDPVRTIKIAGPLGLSTCGILYILANVAYFSAATPKEIAASGTTVASFFMGKVFGTSAQRALSVLVALSAYGNVLTVTFAQSRVNQELAKEGVIPLPRFWASSWPFGSPSAGLILHFIPSFIVIVAIPFGDAYSFILDVEGYPGAVINFLVVAGLFYLRWKEPNAPRPFKVWLPIAVFFMAGQAFQLVAPFLRPPGGKGDTSLPYWLYAVVGISVLAASVVYWLIWWVLMPKLGGFAWEPRNEPLKDGTNVIVYHRRSKK; encoded by the exons ATGCTCATAACTACGGTTTTTGCCGTTCAAGCAATCGCCCTCGGCTTCACTG CTTCCGGCTGTATCGTTTTTGCATCCAACATCTTGGTAGCGGCCAACAGGACTGTTACGGAATGGGCAGAGCGAGGAATTGCCATTGGAGTCATCGTCTCGGTCACCCTGATTCATACATTTATTCCAAAACTTGGAGTACACGGAATGAACTTTTTCACGGTTTTGAAACTCGTTCTTCTGCTATTCATTGTAATAACGGGATGGGTTGTGCTGGGCGGAGGCGTTTCACGAGTTCCGGATCCTCACGCAAGCTTCCGCGATGCATTTGCTGGTTCTGCGACTTCTGGAAACCCGTATGCAACAGCACTATTCAAAGTGTTGAATTCGTTCGCAGG ATGGTCCAATGCCATGTATGTGCTGAACGAGGTGAAAGATCCCGTTCGCACTATCAAGATCGCTGGCCCATTGGGTCTCTCGACCTGTGGCATTTTGTATATCCTTGCAAACGTAGCTTACTTTTCTGCGGCGACACCCAAAGAGATTGCGGCAAGTGGAACGACAGTTGCTTCGTTCTTTATGGGAAAAGTGTTTGGAACATCCGCTCAGAGAGCGCTCAG TGTCCTTGTAGCTCTCTCTGCATACGGCAATGTGTTGACAGTAACATTTGCCCAGTCTCGCGTCAACCAGGAACTTGCGAAAGAAGGCGTCATTCCTCTTCCACGATTTTGggcatcatcatggccgtTCGGTTCGCCAAGCGCAGGCTTGATTCTGCATTTCATCCCTTctttcatcgtcatcgtcgccataCCGTTTGGAGACGCTTACAGTTTTATTCTCGACGTTGAGGGGTACCCAGGGGCTGTTATCAACTTCCTTGTCGTCGCAGGATTGTTCTATCTTCGCTGGAAAGAGCCAAATGCGCCGCGTCCATTCAAAGTATGGCTGCCTATTGCCGTGTTTTTCATGGCGGGACAGGCATTCCAGCTTGTGGCTCCATTCTTGAGGCCCCCAGGTGGTAAAGGCGACACCAGTCTCCCGTATTGGCTGTACGCAGTCGTGGGTATTTCGGTTTTGGCAGCGTCCGTTGTATACTGGCTTATATGGTGGGTGTTGATGCCCAAGCTTGGAGGGTTTGCATGGGAACCGCGAAATGAGCCTCTCAAGGATGGGACAAACGTAATTGTTTATCATCGCCGATCGAAGAAATGA
- a CDS encoding uncharacterized protein (CAZy:AA3), producing the protein MTTQYSGYGSSLPDEFDIIVAGGGSCGCVVAGRLANLDHNLKVLLIEAGESNLNNPWVFRPGIYPRNMKLDSKTASFYESRPSKWLAGRKAVVPCAHVLGGGSSINFMMYTRASASDYDDFQAKGWTTQELLPLMKKHETYQRASQNRDIHGFEGPIKVSFGNYTYPIKDDFLRAAESQGIPVVDDLQDLVTGHGAEHWLKWINRDTGRRSDSAHAYIHATRAAHSNLYLACNTKVDKVIIENGRAVGVQTVPTKPLGGQPQTRIFRARKQIVVSGGTLSSPLILQRSGIGDPAKLKNVGVKCLVNLPGVGLNFQDHYLTFSVFRAKPDVETFDDFVRGDPEVQKRVFDEWHLKGTGPLATNGIDAGVKIRPTAQELKEFESWPTPHFKDGWASYFKDKPDKPVMHYSVISGWFGDHMLMPNGKFFTMFHFLEYPFSRGSTHIKSADPYESPDFDCGFMNDERDMVPMVWGYIKSRETARRMDAYAGEVENMHPFFDYDSPARAHDMDLATTKAYALPGNLSAGIGHGSWSSPLPAADTMAGANILSSNKVNSRQELKYSSKDINAIEEWVKRHVESTWHSLGTCSMAPKEGNSIVKHGVLDERLNVHGVKGLKVADLSICPDNVGCNTYSTALLIGEKAAMLVAEDLGYSGEALEMKVPSYHAPGELALQYRL; encoded by the exons ATGACAACGCAATATTCAGGATATGGCAGTTCGCTGCCTGACGAGTTCGATATCATCGTGGCGGGAGGTGGAAGTTGTGGATGTGTAGTCGCGGGCAG GCTGGCCAATTTAGATCACAACCTCAAAGTTCTGTTGATCGAGGCTGGGGAAAGCAACCTCAACAACCCCTGGGTTTTCCGCCCCGGCATCTATCCGCGGAACATGAAGCTGGACTCGAAGACAGCCTCCTTCTACGAGTCTCGTCCATCCAAATGGCTTGCTGGCCGCAAAGCCGTTGTACCTTGTGCTCATGTTCTGGGAGGCGGCTCATCAATCAACTTCATGATGTACACCCGTGCCTCAGCCTCCGACTATGACGATTTTCAAGCCAAAGGCTGGACGACCCAGGAACTATTGCCGCTCATGAAGAAGCATGAGACGTATCAAAGAGCAAGTCAAAACAGAGACATTCACGGTTTTGAAGGCCCAATCAAGGTGTCCTTTGGAAACTACACGTATCCGATTAAAGACGACTTCCTCCGAGCTGCAGAGTCGCAAGGCATTCCTGTCGTTGACGATCTCCAAGATCTTGTCACAGGCCATGGTGCCGAGCATTGGCTCAAATGGATCAATCGAGATACAGGACGGCGAAGCGATAGCGCGCATGCATACATCCACGCCACTCGTGCAGCCCACTCCAACTTATATCTAGCCTGCAATACAAAGGTTGACAAAGTAATCATCGAAAATGGACGAGCTGTGGGCGTGCAGACTGTCCCAACCAAGCCTCTTGGCGGCCAGCCGCAAACTCGTATCTTCCGCGCTCGCAAGCAGATCGTCGTATCGGGTGGAACGCTGTCTTCTCCACTAATTCTCCAGAGATCGGGAATTGGCGATCccgccaagctcaagaacGTAGGCGTCAAGTGCTTGGTTAACCTCCCTGGAGTGGGGTTAAATTTCCAAGATCACTACTTGACCTTCTCGGTCTTTAGAGCTAAGCCCGATGTCGAAACCTTTGACGACTTTGTTCGAGGGGACCCTGAAGTACAGAAAc GTGTTTTTGATGAGTGGCATTTGAAAGGAACTGGACCTCTCGCAACCAACGGCATCGATGCGGGTGTAAAGATTCGCCCTACGGCGCAAGAGCTGAAAGAGTTTGAAAGCTGGCCAACTCCCCATTTCAAAGATGGCTGGGCAAGCTACTTCAAAGACAAGCCGGATAAGCCCGTGATGCACTACAGCGTCATATCAGGCTGGTTTGGCGACCATATGTTGAT GCCAAACGGAAAATTCTTCACCATGTTCCATTTCTTGGAGTACCCATTCTCTAGGGGCAGTACCCATATCAAGAGTGCCGACCCGTATGAATCTCCAGATTTTGACTGTGGTTTCATGAATGACGAGCGCGACATGGTCCCCATGGTATGGGGATACATTAAATCCAGGGAAACGGCAAGGAGAATGGATGCCTATGCAGGAGAGGTGGAGAATATG CACCCATTCTTTGACTATGATTCGCCTGCAAGAGCTCATGACATGGACCTCGCCACAACCAAGGCTTATGCGCTTCCCGGTAACCTGTCCGCAGGCATTGGCCACGGAAGCTGgtcctctcctcttccagcggCCGACACTATGGCCGGTGCCAACATCTTGAGTTCAAACAAGGTCAACTCTCGCCAAGAGCTCAAGTATAGCTCTAAAGATATAAACGCCATTGAAGAGTGGGTTAAACGCCATGTGGAGAGTACTTGGCACAGTCTGGGCACCTGCTCAATGGCTCCGAAGGAGGGCAACAGCATCGTGAAGCACGGTGTGCTTGACGAGCGGCTGAATGTCCATGGTGTCAAAGGCCTCAAGGTTGCCGATCTCAGTATTTGTCCCGACAACGTGGGTTGTAACAC GTATTCAACGGCTCTGTTGATTGGAGAAAAGGCAGCTATGCTGGTAGCAGAGGACTTGGGCTACTCTGGCGAGGCATTGGAGATGAAGGTACCTTCTTATCATGCCCCTGGAGAGCTGGCGTTGCAATATCGCCTATGA
- a CDS encoding uncharacterized protein (EggNog:ENOG41), giving the protein MATSDSPAHSKNEAVFGSNENDTRYSEAEFKEEVGGLTFDQYLAGGLGRHLGIFSTTSLMLEFPPLLETTRWLIPL; this is encoded by the coding sequence ATGGCCACCAGCGACTCTCCAGCGCACTCGAAAAACGAAGCGGTGTTCGGGTCCAACGAGAATGACACGCGGTATTCTGAAGCCGAGTTCAAGGAGGAAGTGGGAGGATTGACGTTCGACCAGTATCTTGCAGGAGGACTTGGTCGACATCTGGGCATATTCAGCACCACCTCGCTAATGTTGGAGTTTCCGCCACTTTTAGAGACTACACGATGGCTAATACCACTTTAG
- a CDS encoding uncharacterized protein (EggNog:ENOG41~MEROPS:MER0003280) yields the protein MAATQNIRIALPKSGVNVFYREQSPANPSKTLLLLHGFPSSSHQYRDIIPLLATKYRVIAPDLPGFGFTETPEGFKFTFDSLTDVVAEFLDSLSISKFAVYVFDYGAPVGLRLALRNPESVQGIITQNGNAYVEGFGDVWAPIKDFWASENTADDRSKIAGAMLNFDITKFQYENGTPDVKTIAPETYTLDYTLMQRPGRTDAQLDLFMDYQNNVPLYEKFQEYFRNSQVPLLAIWGQNDVFFIPAGAHAFKKDLPNATIKLIDAGHFAVESDGALIAKEVAQFLG from the coding sequence ATGGCTGCAACACAGAATATTCGCATCGCACTTCCAAAGAGTGGCGTAAATGTGTTTTATCGCGAGCAGAGTCCTGCAAACCCTTCCAAAacgcttctgcttctccatggctTCCCGTCGTCCTCACACCAGTATCGCGACATCATTCCTTTGCTCGCTACAAAGTACCGCGTCATTGCCCCGGATCTGCCCGGCTTTGGATTCACAGAGACTCCCGAAGGCTTCAAATTCACGTTTGACTCCCTTACAGACGTTGTCGCAGAATTTTTAGACTctctttccatctccaaaTTCGCAGTCTACGTCTTTGACTATGGAGCTCCAGTTGGCCTCCGTCTGGCACTACGCAACCCAGAATCGGTGCAAGGAATCATCACCCAAAACGGAAATGCCTATGTAGAAGGCTTTGGTGATGTCTGGGCGCCAATTAAGGATTTTTGGGCTAGCGAGAATACCGCAGATGATCGTTCCAAGATCGCGGGCGCCATGTTGAATTTCGATATCACCAAGTTTCAATATGAGAATGGCACTCCGGACGTGAAAACGATTGCACCAGAGACTTATACGCTGGACTATACTCTGATGCAGCGCCCGGGGAGAACAGACGCGCAACTTGACCTTTTCATGGATTACCAAAACAACGTTCCTTTATACGAGAAGTTTCAGGAATATTTCCGAAACTCTCAGGTGCCTCTTTTGGCCATCTGGGGACAAAACGATGTATTCTTCATCCCAGCTGGAGCTCATGCGTTTAAAAAGGATCTGCCCAATGCAACCATCAAGCTCATCGATGCCGGCCATTTTGCGGTGGAGAGCGACGGAGCACTGATCGCGAAGGAGGTGGCGCAATTTCTTGGCTAA
- a CDS encoding uncharacterized protein (EggNog:ENOG41), with amino-acid sequence MPETMEAIVIPRFGGPEVLEIQTVPKPEPVAGEVLIKVHAFGVNHAEMHMRKGEWDEWNPITGLECVGTVEACPGGEIDVGTQVIGVMGGMGRNRPGGYGSFVNTPISNVVPIKTNLPWEQLAAIPEVYSTAYSCLFTVLDLKAGETILIRGSTSTVGQAALNLAVDAGARVTATTRRTERFDEIKARGGCGRQARAQGPPVRVS; translated from the coding sequence ATGCCAGAAACTATGGAGGCAATTGTGATTCCGAGATTCGGTGGACCCGAGGTTCTTGAGATCCAAACAGTTCCCAAGCCAGAACCTGTTGCTGGCGAAGTGCTGATCAAAGTCCATGCTTTTGGTGTAAACCATGCGGAGATGCACATGCGGAAGGGCGAATGGGATGAGTGGAACCCCATCACTGGCTTAGAGTGCGTCGGGACTGTCGAAGCTTGTCCAGGCGGCGAGATAGATGTCGGCACCCAAGTGATTGGTGTTATGGGGGGCATGGGCAGGAACCGCCCTGGAGGATACGGATCATTTGTTAATACCCCAATCTCGAATGTGGTACCAATCAAAACAAACCTTCCTTGGGAGCAGTTGGCCGCTATTCCGGAGGTCTATTCGACGGCATACTCTTGCTTGTTCACGGTTCTCGACCTCAAGGCGGGTGAAACCATCCTCATCCGCGGATCTACCTCGACAGTCGGCCAAGCAGCGCTCAACTTGGCTGTTGATGCCGGAGCTCGGGTCACAGCTACGACACGGCGAACAGAAAGATTTGATGAGATAAAGGCGAGGGGGGGCTGTGGACGCCAAGCTAGAGCACAAGGACCTCCAGTCAGAGTTTCCTAG
- a CDS encoding uncharacterized protein (EggNog:ENOG41), with the protein MKIGFLGLGVMGTPMALNLCRKFPTTVWNRTASKCAVLTQAGAALGHTPAKVAEQSDIIFMMMFNGPAIRSVIDDDFKRALKGKTLVNTSSVSVEFSRSLAEEIRDAGAKFIEMPVSGSKVPAEQGTLVGMMAGDQIECERIQPFVEPITSAAIYCGPIGAGLKTKYAVNIFLITLTAGLAESMNMARAQGLDLQAFSSVLDAGPMASAYSKMKLAKMAKQDWAAQAAVKDCYNLTELIQDAAKAADAKTPLMEVCNSLYGQAMESGFQDEDMIAVYRVFSGDKKSNLEGLC; encoded by the coding sequence ATGAAGATTGGATTTCTGGGACTGGGCGTGATGGGAACGCCCATGGCGCTCAATCTGTGTCGCAAATTTCCCACCACGGTTTGGAACAGAACGGCCTCTAAATGCGCGGTATTAACGCAAGCGGGTGCTGCGCTCGGTCACACTCCCGCCAAAGTGGCAGAGCAATCcgacatcatcttcatgATGATGTTTAACGGGCCTGCCATACGGTCCGTAATTGACGATGACTTCAAGAGGGCGCTTAAGGGAAAGACGCTCGTCAACACCAGCTCAGTGTCTGTGGAGTTTAGCCGCAGCCTAGCAGAAGAGATCCGCGACGCAGGAGCGAAATTCATCGAGATGCCGGTCAGCGGAAGCAAAGTGCCGGCCGAGCAAGGCACCTTGGTGGGAATGATGGCGGGCGACCAGATTGAGTGCGAGCGCATCCAGCCGTTCGTGGAGCCGATAACCAGCGCAGCCATCTACTGTGGGCCTATCGGCGCGGGCTTGAAGACAAAATACGCGGtcaacatcttcctcatcacgCTTACGGCTGGCCTTGCAGAGTCGATGAATATGGCCCGGGCACAGGGCCTTGATCTCCAAGCGTTCAGCAGTGTGCTGGATGCGGGCCCTATGGCTTCTGCCTATtccaagatgaagctggcaaagatggccaagCAAGATTGGGCTGCCCAGGCGGCTGTGAAGGATTGCTACAACCTCACCGAGCTTATCCAAGATGCAGCAAAGGCTGCAGACGCAAAAACCCCTCTTATGGAAGTGTGCAACTCTCTATATGGACAGGCCATGGAATCTGGGTTCCAAGACGAGGACATGATTGCTGTTTATAGAGTCTTTTCaggcgacaagaagagcaatttGGAAGGGTTGTGTTGA
- a CDS encoding uncharacterized protein (EggNog:ENOG41~TransMembrane:1 (o427-446i)), with the protein MPGSKDQAQRSPGAGRPQFEFISVSGTNIRGNAETRRRVRSRAQADYRRRNPPPPRNALTVDLDVGSWLQALSSETALRPPLEGLEPSGMQPVLQTSDTMQMDTNEFGPIGAENSANIFALVPADQRPRVRQLWNHLYGGCVVFKSMIEIGFLNLLQGSASLTQMLSSSAWHMKSTSTEHDESSIDYARYSLMATRALRRRLDDPIQRASLETITAILAFAAFANLTSNPQLINVHLDGLSHAITSVGGLATLRHLPVIQIMMYWIDVRGSYLQDRKPRYPQPFEILSAESKIRVAPMPTIEHLDSNGLLSQDPAVAHIFEALQQVNSLINAEARAQGDVFWQTVLFPGFHLAPILYDLLSLPRVTHGMADKFSMRRECFRLAGILYISEVRAKFGMDNTGATSFAQKLLHTLKSPDMLSSWESDNFFLIWSLMIGSVSLCVPESLRLEFMDMLSERLADSLPDVLPIASRLFI; encoded by the exons ATGCCTGGAAGCAAGG ATCAAGCGCAGCGCAGCCCCGGTGCCGGCCGTCCACAGTTCGAGTTCATCTCCGTGTCTGGGACAAACATTCGCGGCAACGCAGAAACACGGCGGCGCGTGAGGAGTCGTGCACAAGCTGATTATCGTCGGCGTAAccctccccctcctcgcAATGCTTTGACTGTTGACCTGGATGTCGGGTCATGGCTACAGGCTCTGTCGAGTGAAACAGCGCTCAGGCCGCCACTTGAAGGGCTGGAGCCTTCGGGGATGCAGCCTGTGTTGCAGACTAGCGACACGATGCAAATGGACACAAATGAGTTTGGTCCTATCGGCGCGGAGAATAGCGCAAACATTTTTGCGTTGGTGCCGGCAGACCAGAGGCCAAGAGTTCGCCAACTCTGGAATCACT TATATGGAGGCTGTGTCGTCTTCAAATCGATGATTGAAATCGGATTTCTTAATCTGTTACAGGGCTCCGCATCACTTACACAAATGCTATCATCCTCAGCGTGGCATATGAAGAGTACAAGCACCGAACATGATGAGAGCAGCATAGATTATGCCAGATACTCTCTGATGGCTACCAGAGCATTACGGCGAAGGCTGGATGACCCCATCCAACGGGCCAGTCTCGAGACCATCACAGCAATCCTTGCGTTTGCAGCTTTCGCA AATCTAACTAGCAATCCGCAACTGATCAATGTTCACCTCGATGGGCTTTCCCACGCTATCACCAGTGTTGGTGGTCTAGCAACACTCCGGCATTTGCCTGTAATTCAAATAATGATGTATTG GATTGATGTCCGAGGTAGCTATCTGCAAGACAGAAAACCGCGTTATCCACAGCCGTTTGAGATTCTATCAGCAGAGAGTAAAATCCGAGTCGCACCTATGCCCACCATCGAACATTTGGATAGCAATGGCTTGCTAAGTCAAGACCCAGCGGTGGCGCACATCTTTGAAGCTTTACAGCAAGTCAATTCTCTCATAAATGCTGAAGCGCGCGCTCAAGGCGACGTATTTTGGCAGACCGTCCTCTTCCCGGGCTTTCATCTGGCTCCGATTCTTTACGACCTTTTATCGCTGCCTCGAGTCACACATGGCATGGCTGATAAATTCTCAATGCGAAGGGAGTGTTTTCGATTAGCTGGCATTCTTTACATCAGCGAAGTTCGCGCAAAATTTGGCATGGACAACACCGGGGCCACATCATTTGCCCAGAAACTGCTACACACTTTGAAGAGCCCCGACATGCTCAGTTCGTGGGAGTCTGACAACTTTTTCTTGATATGGAGTCTTATGATTGGCTCTGTTTCGTTATGCGTGCCTGAATCTCTGCGCCTCGAGTTTATGGACATGCTGTCAGAGCGCCTAGCAGATTCACTTCCTGACGTTCTGCCGATAGCATCTCGGTTGTTTATATGA
- a CDS encoding uncharacterized protein (EggNog:ENOG41): MEEHLNTIVTANSKDKGKQPLSIRFLNLTNPNDATKSDALTAIRSHVARNTHGRKQESRRTRLEIRQYRPATRGNKTNNAWSPGKKGTKPSQETSELNLSVIPSPQTFVTSHRRNPFQTTFRKVTDSEDSLIDHYITYVIDHGYTDCIHNETEQLLLQNVRSRFVPWSLTERGLQAGLLMAACRSLLTLHPENETYKVSLLKYKSECIEILRAALSDPDHCISDHTIALALVLSTEEFLSGNVIEYRLHGEAILRMVQLRGGFKDLGPEGLLGYLLARSVYNPVFQFVDGPDATALVK; the protein is encoded by the exons ATGGAAGAACATCTCAACACAATCGTGACCGCAAACTCTAAAGACAAAGGGAAGCAGCCGCTAAGCATCCGGTTCCTTAACCTGACAAACCCGAATGATGCTACCAAATCAGACGCACTCACGGCTATCCGCTCTCATGTGGCGAGAAACACCCATGGCCGCAAACAAGAGAGTCGCCGGACTCGCCTAGAGATCCGCCAGTACCGTCCCGCTACTCGAGGGAACAAGACGAATAATGCCTGGTCACCGGGAAAGAAGGGTACAAAGCCAAGTCAGGAAACTTCAGAGCTCAACTTATCAGTG ATACCCAGCCCACAAACCTTTGTGACATCTCATAGAAGGAACCCCTTCCAGACCACTTTTAGGAAGGTTACTGATTCCGAAGATTCCTTGATCGATCACT ATATCACCTATGTCATAGATCACGGTTATACAGATTGTATCCATAATGAGACCGAGCAGTTACTTCTTCAAAACGTACGATCGCGCTTTGTACCGTGGTCGCTCACGGAACGAGGCCTACAAGCCGGTCTGTTAATGGCAGCCTGTCGAAGTCTACTGACGCTACACCCCGAGAATGAAACATACAAAGTTTCATTGCTTAAATATAAGAGCGAGTGTATCGAGATACTCCGCGCTGCACTTTCGGACCCAGACCACTGTATTAGTGATCATACCATTGCCCTAGCTTTAGTATTGTCCACCGAAGAA TTTCTCTCGGGCAATGTTATCGAATATCGGCTACATGGTGAAGCGATTCTCAGAATGGTTCAACTAAGGGGCGGATTCAAAGACCTTGGTCCAGAGGGCCTGCTGGGATATTTGCTGGCAAGATCAGTCTATAACCCGGTCTTTCAATTCGTGGACGGCCCTGATGCTACAGCATTGGTGAAGTAA
- a CDS encoding uncharacterized protein (SECRETED:SignalP(1-21)~CAZy:GH18), translating to MPSLYLTSALGLLSLLPAAQAGWNPNSKDNVVVYWGQNSGSIGQNRLSYYCENAPDIDVINLSFLVGITDLNLNFANVGNNCTSFAQDPNLLDCPQVAADIVECQQTYGKTIMMSLFGSTYTESGFSSSSAAVSAAQEIWAMFGPVQSGNSTPRPFGNAVVDGFDFDLEDPIENNMEPFAAELRTLTTAATSKTFYMSAAPQCVYPDASDESFLQGEVAFDWMNIQFYNNGCGVSGYPSQFNYATWDNWAKTVSANKNVKLLVGTPASVHAVNFAQYFPTNDQLAGAISTSKAYDTFAGVMLWDMAQLFGNPGYLDLIVADLGGASTPPPASTTLATVTRSSTASSGATPPPSGGGSVPQWGQCGGEGYTGPTQCQSPYTCVVSSQWWASCQ from the exons ATGCCTTCTCTGTACCTAACCTCCGCCCTCGGGCTGCTGTCCCTCCTCCCCGCTGCACAGGCCGGCTGGAACCCCAACTCAAAGGACAATGTCGTCGTATACTGGG GACAGAACTCAGGTAGCATTGGCCAGAACAGGCTGTCCTACTACTGCGAAAACGCCCCTGACATCGATGTTATCAACCTATCTTTCCTCGTTGGCATCACGGATCTTAACCTGAACTTTGCCAATGTTGGCAACAACTGTACCTCCTTTGCCCAGGATCCCAACCTGCTTGATTGCCCCCAGGTTGCGGCAGATATCGTCGAGTGTCAGCAGACATATGGAAAAACCATCATGATGAGTTTGTTTGGCTCGACTTATACCGAGAGTGGTTTCAGCTCGTCGTCAGCTGCAGTTTCCGCCGCCCAGGAAATTTGGGCCATGTTTGGTCCCGTCCAGAGCGGCAACAGCACTCCTCGACCTTTCGGTAACGCTGTGGTTGATGGATTCGACTTTGATCTTGAAGACCCCATCGAAAACAACATGGAGCCTTTTGCCGCAGAGCTGCGAACTCTCACAACCGCTGCTACCTCAAAGACGTTTTATATGTCGGCTGCTCCTCAGTGCGTGTACCCTGACGCGTCTGACGAATCCTTCCTCCAGGGAGAGGTCGCCTTTGACTGGATGAACATCCAGTTCTACAACAACGGCTGTGGTGTTTCTGGCTACCCTTCACAGTTCAACTACGCAACTTGGGACAACTGGGCCAAGACCGTCAGTGCTAACAAGAACGTTAAGCTGCTCGTCGGTACTCCGGCCAGTGTCCATGCCGTAAACTTTGCTCAATACTTCCCCACCAATGATCAACTCGCTGGAGCCATCTCAACTTCCAAGGCTTATGATACCTTTGCTGGTGTGATGCTGTGGGATATGGCTCAGCTCTTTGGAAACCCTGGATACCTGGACTTGATCGTGGCAGACCTGGGTGGTGCTTCCACGCCTCCTCCGGCTTCCACTACCCTGGCCACCGTTACCCGATCCTCCACTGCCAGCTCTGGAGCtactcctcctccctctggcggcggcagtgtTCCTCAGTGGGGTCAGTGCGGTGGTGAGGGATACACTGGACCAACACAATGCCAGTCTCCCTACACTTGCGTTGTTTCGAGCCAGTGGTGGGCATCTTGCCAGTAA